The Candidatus Neptunochlamydia vexilliferae genome has a window encoding:
- a CDS encoding type II toxin-antitoxin system YafQ family toxin yields the protein MLEIIRTTQFKRDVKRLIKQRKKLEKLKQVINKLVEEEPLPTKLRNHKLSGNYRGRWECHIEPDWLLIYKLEKKRLLWNEPVLTQNCLTKELLSN from the coding sequence ATGCTAGAAATTATCCGAACGACTCAATTCAAAAGAGACGTTAAAAGGTTGATAAAGCAACGAAAAAAACTAGAGAAACTAAAACAGGTGATCAATAAACTTGTTGAAGAAGAACCTCTTCCAACAAAACTTCGAAACCATAAGCTTTCAGGAAACTATAGAGGACGTTGGGAATGTCATATTGAACCTGATTGGCTGCTTATTTATAAGCTCGAAAAAAAACGATTACTCTGGAACGAACCGGTTCTCACTCAGAACTGTTTGACTAAAGAACTGCTTTCTAATTAG
- the eno gene encoding phosphopyruvate hydratase, whose product MAKIKKIHAREILDSRGNPTLKVELTTDTGITGRAAVPSGASTGEHEAVELRDNDPKRYGGKGVQKAVANVNGPLAKLLKGQSVLEQETIDRMMIGADGTSNKGNFGANALLGISLAAARARAMSQKIPLYQAITQDSATLLPIPMMNILNGGAHADNSLEFQEFMIRPIGAPTFSEALRYGAETFHALKKLLQEKNYATSVGDEGGFAPNLSSDEEALDFILKAIEKVGLTPGKEITLALDCAASEFYDKEKKLYLGKNTAADQVTYLKKLSDNYPIDSIEDGLDENDWEGWEHLTKELGDKIQIVGDDIFVTNTTFLKKGIDTHVANSILIKVNQIGTLTETLEAIALAKKNHYRTVISHRSGETEDTFIADLAVATRAGQIKTGSLSRSDRVAKYNRLLAIEDQLGNSAEY is encoded by the coding sequence ATGGCAAAGATTAAAAAGATTCATGCACGTGAGATTCTTGATTCTCGGGGCAACCCCACACTAAAAGTTGAACTCACCACCGATACCGGCATCACTGGCCGAGCAGCTGTCCCTTCAGGAGCTTCGACCGGCGAACATGAAGCGGTTGAGCTCCGCGACAACGACCCCAAACGTTACGGGGGCAAAGGAGTTCAAAAAGCGGTCGCCAATGTCAACGGTCCCCTTGCCAAGCTTCTTAAAGGGCAAAGCGTTCTCGAGCAAGAGACGATCGACCGGATGATGATCGGCGCAGATGGAACCTCGAACAAAGGAAACTTTGGAGCCAATGCGCTCCTCGGCATCTCCCTTGCTGCCGCCCGCGCTCGCGCCATGTCCCAAAAAATCCCCCTCTACCAAGCTATTACCCAAGACAGTGCCACCCTCCTTCCCATCCCCATGATGAATATCCTCAATGGGGGTGCCCATGCCGATAACTCCCTCGAATTCCAAGAGTTTATGATCCGCCCGATCGGCGCACCCACCTTTTCCGAAGCGCTCCGCTATGGCGCCGAAACCTTCCATGCGCTTAAAAAACTCCTCCAAGAAAAAAACTATGCCACCTCCGTCGGTGATGAGGGAGGCTTTGCGCCCAACCTTTCTTCCGATGAAGAGGCCCTTGACTTTATCCTCAAAGCGATCGAAAAAGTGGGCCTCACCCCCGGCAAAGAGATCACCCTAGCCCTTGACTGCGCTGCCTCCGAGTTTTACGACAAAGAGAAAAAGCTCTACCTCGGCAAAAACACCGCTGCCGACCAAGTGACCTACCTTAAAAAGCTCTCCGACAACTACCCCATCGACTCGATCGAAGATGGCCTCGATGAAAATGACTGGGAGGGGTGGGAACATCTCACCAAAGAACTTGGTGATAAGATCCAAATTGTGGGCGATGACATCTTCGTTACCAACACCACTTTCCTCAAAAAAGGGATCGATACCCATGTCGCCAACTCTATCCTGATCAAGGTGAACCAGATCGGCACCCTAACCGAAACGCTCGAGGCAATCGCCCTTGCTAAAAAGAATCACTACAGAACGGTGATCTCCCACCGCTCGGGAGAAACCGAAGACACCTTCATCGCTGACCTCGCCGTCGCGACCCGCGCCGGCCAGATCAAGACCGGCTCTCTTTCCCGCTCCGACCGCGTTGCCAAGTACAACCGGCTCCTAGCGATCGAAGACCAGCTTGGCAATAGCGCTGAGTATTAG
- a CDS encoding type II toxin-antitoxin system PemK/MazF family toxin, whose amino-acid sequence MALKKTTPKQGEIWLFDPDPINGREVGTKVRPALIISADSFNEGLSALVIVVPMTSKDQGIFSHVRFDPPEGGIKVPSFAVCEQIRSISKNRLIKKMGMVPLPGSSIASIKGSVMTGAIRPLTSISTSTPSSF is encoded by the coding sequence ATGGCTTTGAAGAAAACTACCCCTAAGCAAGGGGAAATATGGCTCTTTGATCCTGACCCAATCAATGGAAGAGAAGTAGGAACAAAGGTTCGTCCAGCACTTATTATTTCGGCAGATTCTTTTAATGAGGGGCTTTCAGCACTAGTCATTGTTGTTCCAATGACTAGCAAGGATCAAGGCATTTTTTCTCACGTCCGTTTTGATCCCCCCGAAGGAGGGATCAAAGTCCCTAGTTTTGCGGTATGTGAGCAAATACGATCAATCAGCAAAAATAGGCTTATTAAAAAAATGGGGATGGTTCCTTTACCAGGCTCAAGCATCGCGAGCATAAAGGGGTCGGTTATGACCGGGGCTATTCGACCATTGACCTCCATCTCAACATCAACCCCCTCCTCTTTTTAA
- a CDS encoding inverse autotransporter beta domain-containing protein, producing the protein MNPLLFLNTRGHVFNNGEFALNLGLGGRVTAPSKKWTVGLNGYYDYQSSSVLSPSQLGGGFELFISDYVLRFNGYAPIGTVKKTEGKRAAVALANLQGEVEKVLLTGEIHQFSGAIGAYYLTGRAFENRTFGKAWGSEIRASVQLWQWVELLFETTYDQIFDFTFQGIFALTIPIGSRKKKLSRPIIRREIVPLEKKKL; encoded by the coding sequence ATCAACCCCCTCCTCTTTTTAAATACGCGGGGCCACGTCTTTAACAATGGAGAGTTTGCCCTCAACCTCGGCCTGGGCGGGCGGGTGACCGCTCCGAGCAAAAAATGGACCGTTGGTCTCAATGGCTACTACGACTACCAGAGTAGTTCGGTTCTCTCCCCCTCACAACTCGGCGGAGGGTTTGAGCTCTTCATCTCCGATTATGTCCTCCGCTTTAATGGATATGCCCCAATCGGGACCGTCAAGAAAACCGAAGGCAAGCGCGCTGCTGTTGCCCTGGCCAACCTCCAGGGAGAGGTGGAAAAGGTCCTCCTAACAGGAGAAATCCACCAGTTTTCAGGGGCGATCGGCGCCTACTACCTGACCGGGCGGGCCTTTGAAAACCGCACCTTTGGGAAAGCGTGGGGCTCCGAGATCCGCGCCAGCGTCCAGCTCTGGCAGTGGGTCGAGCTCCTCTTTGAAACCACTTACGACCAGATTTTTGACTTTACCTTCCAAGGGATTTTTGCCCTTACCATTCCAATCGGTAGCCGGAAAAAAAAGCTTTCCCGCCCCATCATCCGCCGCGAGATCGTCCCCCTCGAGAAGAAGAAGCTTTAG